From Mangifera indica cultivar Alphonso unplaced genomic scaffold, CATAS_Mindica_2.1 Un_0001, whole genome shotgun sequence, the proteins below share one genomic window:
- the LOC123205075 gene encoding probable NADH dehydrogenase [ubiquinone] 1 alpha subcomplex subunit 12 — translation MATGVKSALKAVKDGGFSNFLRDLKEVGFLNVLLDGNLLKTKIHNIGATLVGVDKFGNKYYEKYGDTQHGRHRWIEYVEKNRYNASQVPPEWHGWLHHITDHTGDELLMLKPKRYGVEHRENLSGEGEEYIYHSKGHALNPGQRDWSRYQSWQPTKTQ, via the exons ATGGCGACTGGAGTGAAGAGCGCTTTAAAAGCGGTCAAGGACGGGGGATTCAGCAACTTCCTGCGAGACCTCAAGGAAGTAGGTTTCTT GAATGTGCTTTTGGATGGAAATCTCTT GAAAACCAAAATCCATAACATAGGGGCAACACTTGTTGGAGTAGATAAATTTGGTAATAAGTATTATGAGAAGTATGGAGACACTCAACATG GAAGACACAGGTGGATTGAATATGTTGAAAAGAATCGCTACAATGCATCTCAGGTGCCACCAGAATGGCACGGTTGGCTCCACCACATAACTGATCACACAGGAGACGAG CTTCTGATGCTGAAACCAAAGAGATATGGTGTTGAGCACCGGGAAAACTTATCCGGAGAGGGGGAGGAGTATATTTACCATTCCAAGGGACATGCCCTCAACCCTGGGCAGAGAGACTGGTCCAGGTACCAATCCTGGCAACCCACCAAGACCCAGTAA